The Drechmeria coniospora strain ARSEF 6962 chromosome 02, whole genome shotgun sequence genome has a segment encoding these proteins:
- a CDS encoding Superoxide dismutase: protein MSGRAYSLPALPYAYDALEPSISSQIMELHHSKHHQAYVTNLNAAIETYVAAAESRDIAAQIALQAVIRFNGGGHINHTLFWENLAPATSNAADPRSAPSLMAAINAAWGSFDQFKAAFAKTLLGLQGSGWGWLVKDGQALRIITTKDQDPVVGGEVPILGIDMWEHAYYLQYLNGKAAYIENIWNVMNWETVEKRFCGGREDAFKILKASM, encoded by the exons ATGTCCGGTCGTGCGTACAGTCTCCCGGCGCTACCCTACGCCTACGAC GCACTGGAGCCGAGCATCTCGTCCCAGATCATGGAGCTGCACCACAGCAAGCACCACCAAGCCTACGTCACAAACCTCAATGCCGCGATCGAGACGTACGTTGCTGCGGCGGAATCCCGCGACATCGCCGCGCAAATAGCCCTTCAGGCCGTCATACGCTTCAACGGCGGCGGTCACATCAACCACACCCTCTTCTGGGAGAACCTGGCTCCCGCAACATCCAATGCCGCCGATCCCCGTTCCGCCCCTTCCCTGATGGCGGCCATCAACGCCGCCTGGGGCAGCTTCGACCAGTTCAAGGCGGCATTCGCCAAGACCCTCTTGGGCCTACAGGGCAGCGGTTGGGGCTGGCTGGTCAAGGATGGTCAGGCGTTGCGCATCATCACGACCAAGGACCAGgaccccgtcgtcggcggcgaggtgcccatactcggcatcgacatgtGGGAGCATGCCTACtacttgcag TACCTAAACGGCAAAGCGGCTTACATCGAAAACATTTGGAACGTCATGAACTGGGAGACAGTCGAGAAGCGATTCTGCGGGGGGCGTGAGGATGCCTTCAAGATCCTCAAGGCCTCGATGTAG
- a CDS encoding base excision DNA repair protein translates to MPVGATMHQPLRRSARHRGRDPVMVAVGETLAEVQPSTFPRGSIVKQISSPAIPPKPETGKIKTEPPDTIVDDGSAHGSVLDSKPSTLGTRKPKSFLANGRRSPFPDFTRPTSDECVVAHRILAALHGDRPRPDKVIASTVTAGCGASPSVLDALIRTILSQNTSDKNSSRAKQSMDAVYGGSDKWEAIVAGGQPKLQRAIHSGGLSVIKSKVIIGILQEVKVRHGVYSLDHLFRASDEDAMREMLSFQGVGPKTASCVLLFCLQRPSFAVDTHVHRIAGLLGWRPAAATREATQAHLDAVVPDEEKYPLHVLLVQHGKVCHECKAGGKKIGKCELSRAFGTGQLEHREGSLASTRG, encoded by the coding sequence ATGCCTGTCGGGGCTACGATGCATCAGCCTCTTCGCCGCAGCGCTCGCCACCGAGGTCGGGACCCTGTCATGGTTGCCGTGGGAGAGACTCTGGCAGAAGTCCAGCCGAGTACTTTTCCAAGAGGAAGCATTGTGAAACAAATCTCTAGTCCTGCGATCCCCCCTAAACCAGAGACCGGGAAGATCAAGACGGAGCCGCCGGATACCATTGTCGACGATGGGTCGGCTCACGGTAGCGTGCTCGACAGCAAACCGTCCACTCTCGGCACGAGAAAGCCAAAGTCGTTCTTGGCCAACGGTCGCCGGTCCCCATTTCCAGATTTCACCCGTCCTACGTCGGACGAGTGTGTCGTTGCCCACCGCATCCTTGCCGCACTTCACGGCGATCGTCCTAGGCCGGACAAGGTGATTGCGTCCACCGTCACAGCCGGCTGCGGtgcttcgccgtcggtgcTTGATGCCCTCATCCGCACTATTCTGTCGCAGAATACGAGCGACAAGAACAGCTCCCGAGCGAAGCAGAGCATGGATGCCGTGTATGGCGGCAGCGACAAGTGGGAGGCCATCGTGGCTGGTGGTCAGCCCAAGCTGCAGCGGGCCATCCACTCGGGCGGCCTCAGCGTCATCAAATCCAAggtcatcatcggcatcctccAAGAAGTCAAGGTCCGCCACGGCGTCTACTCGCTCGATCATTTGTTTCGGGCGTCGGACGAAGACGCCATGCGCGAGATGCTCTCGTTTCAAGGCGTCGGGCCCAAGACAGCCAGCTGCGTGCTGCTTTTCTGCCTCCAGAGGCCgagcttcgccgtcgacacgcaCGTCCATCGCATCGCCGGCTTGCTCGGCTGGCGACCCGCTGCAGCCACGCGTGAAGCAACACAGGcgcacctcgacgccgtcgtgcccGACGAGGAAAAGTACCCGTTGCatgtcctcctcgtccagcatGGGAAAGTATGCCACGAATGCAAAGCTGGCGGAAAGAAGATCGGCAAGTGCGAGCTGAGTAGGGCCTTCGGAACAGGCCAGCTCGAGCATCGGGAAGGAAGCCTGGCGAGCACTCGAGGGTGA
- a CDS encoding vacuolar protein sorting protein translates to MEKYSQYRDKATGIAPFLAVTTPLSAVSTVTHSLLFLFRLPFFLIYALTYFVLFHNLPLPVVARKIALWGLMAIPGIWWVDLQLDGVKRGTLSEQPRERFPHPGSVIAASFTSPIDALYLAAIFDPVFTISYPGTRKVQRVGLLGAVAMALGPVRTAPPPDAILVDIKELLQENADRVIAVFPECGTTNGKAILPFGPGLLQCPPDVHLFPVSIRYTPSDVTTPIPGQWMAFLWNLLSRPTTCIRVRIAEGQTMGAASASTNGAGNGNGAGELRLRKPVDDEVSSGEQRVLDRIGDALARLGRVKRVGLTMKDKAAFVSAVTAKND, encoded by the exons ATGGAAAAGTATAGCCAGTATCGAGACAAAG CCACGGGCATCGCGCCTTTTCTCGCCGTCACGACGCCCCTCTCTGCCGTCTCGACCGTCACCCACagcctcctcttcctcttccgtCTCCCCTTCTTCCTCATCTACGCCCTGACCTACTTTGTTCTCTTTCACAATCTTCCGcttcccgtcgtcgctcgcaaAATCGCCCTATGGGGTCTCATGGCCATTCCCGGCATTTGGTGGGTTGACCTCCAactcgacggcgtcaagcGCGGCACGTTGTCCGAGCAGCCTCGTGAACGATTTCCACATCCCGgctccgtcatcgccgccagcTTCACGAGCCCCATAGACGCCCTCTAtctcgccgccatcttcGATCCCGTCTTCACCATCTCCTACCCCGGCACGCGGAAAGTGCAGCGTGTCGGactgctcggcgccgtcgccatggctcTCGGTCCCGTTCGCACCGCCCCGCCGCCCGATGCGATACTTGTCGACATCAAGGAGCTGCTCCAGGAAAATGCCGATCGGGTCATCGCCGTCTTCCCCGAGTGCGGCACGACCAACGGCAAGGCCATCTTGCCTTTCGGTCCGGGACTGCTCCAGTGCCCGCCCGACGTTCACCTGTTCCCCGTGAGCATCCGCTACACGCCATCCGATGTCACGACCCCAATCCCTGGCCAGTGGATGGCGTTTCTGTGGAACCTCCTCTCGCGACCGACGACCTGCATCCGCGTCCGGATAGCCGAGGGGCAGACCATGGGCGCTGCTTCCGCCTCCAccaacggcgccggcaacggAAACGGTGCCGGCGAGCTGCGGCTCCGGAAACCCGTGGATGACGAGGTATCTTCTGGCGAGCAGAGAGTTCTGGATCGCATCGGCGACGCTCTAGCCCGGCTCGGCAGGGTGAAGAGGGTCGGGTTGACGATGAAGGACAAGGCAGCGTTCGTTTCCGCCGTGACTGCAAAGAATGACTAG
- a CDS encoding ATP-NAD kinase family protein, whose translation MSTRALAASSLVVPRLLRTECGSSASPQSLRFFSTSSSRHLAEIRSVATLPKRTVPRYLQSTKPGSSLLSLRWPRPPRNLLLVQKLYSAEVSQSVVRFAKYVRSEYPEVNFVVEPRTSSSIQEQLGFPIHVPDGGSNMADKIDVIATFGGDGTVLRAASLFKLHGSVPPILSFSMGTLGFLGEWDFREHKKAWREMYMSGSDVAVQDAAVPRGGRDGALEAAAASFPGWECMRGKSLGVRRASKILLRHRIKADIFDGAGTNVNHHVAESQPELAGTEEPSPSLRAINEISVHRGSHPHLAVIDVYQNGHFLTETTADGILVSTPTGSTAYSLSAGGPIVHPLVKSLLITSISPCSLSFRSLVLPLDTKVCLRMSAKNRGRELDLSIDGKRCLGVSPGTEIRIEGEFVGRAGPGEEWHGGVPCVIKAEDDDPWVGGLNGLLKFNHPFGREPHSDEFSD comes from the coding sequence ATGTCAAcacgcgccctcgccgcgagTTCGCTCGTCGTGCCTCGCCTGCTGCGCACCGAAtgcggctcgtcggcctcgccccaGTCGCTTCGCTTCTTTTCCACATCTTCCTCTCGTCACCTGGCCGAGATTCGAAGCGTCGCGACTCTCCCGAAGCGGACGGTGCCGAGGTACCTGCAGAGCACGAAGCCGGGCTCCTCGCTGCTCTCGCTCCGGtggcctcgaccgccgcgaaacctgctcctcgtccagaAGCTCTACTCGGCCGAGGTCAGCCAGTCCGTCGTGCGCTTCGCCAAATACGTTCGGAGCGAATATCCCGAAGTCaacttcgtcgtcgagccgcgCACGTCTTCCTCCATACAAGAGCAGCTCGGCTTCCCCATCCACGTGCCCGACGGCGGATCGAACATGGCCGACAAGATCGACGTCATCGCAACCTTTGGCGGCGATGGGACCGTCCTGCGAGCGGCCAGCCTCTTCAAGCTGCACGGATCCGTCCCCCCCATCCTCTCCTTCAGCATGGGAaccctcggcttcctcggcgagTGGGATTTCCGCGAGCACAAGAAGGCCTGGAGGGAGATGTACATGAGTGGAAGCGACGTGGCCGTCCAAGACGCCGCCGTGCCGCGCGGAGGACGggacggcgccctcgaggcggcggccgcgtcgtttCCCGGTTGGGAGTGCATGAGGGGCAAGAGCCTGGGCGTCCGTCGCGCCTCCAAGATCCTCCTCCGTCACCGCATTAAAGCCGACATTtttgacggcgccggcaccaaCGTCAACCACCACGTCGCCGAGTCGCAGCCGGAGCTGGCCGGCACCGAGGAaccatcgccgtcgctgcgTGCCATCAACGAAATCTCGGTCCACCGGGGGTCGCACCCGCAtctggccgtcatcgacgtctACCAGAACGGCCACTTCTTGACGGaaacgacggccgacggcatcctgGTGAGCACGCCGACGGGGTCGACGGCGTACAGCCTGAGCGCCGGGGGGCCCATCGTTCACCCGCTCGTCAAGTCGCTGCTCATCACGTCCATCAGCCCCTGCAGCCTGAGCTTTCGTTCCCTCGTCCTGCCGCTCGACACCAAGGTGTGCCTGCGGATGAGCGCCAAGAACCGAGGGCGCGAGCTCGACCTCAGCATCGACGGCAAGCGATGCTTGGGCGTGTCCCCGGGCACGGAAATTCGCATCGAGGGCGAGTTTGTCGGCCGCGCAGGCCCCGGCGAGGAATGGCACGGCGGCGTTCCGTGCGTGatcaaggccgaggacgatgatCCTTGGGTCGGAGGCCTCAACGGCTTGCTCAAGTTCAACCACCCCTTTGGCAGGGAGCCGCACAGCGATGAATTTTCCGACTAG
- a CDS encoding dihydroxy-acid dehydratase (dihydroxy-acid dehydratase_), whose amino-acid sequence MLSTALRQPCALSRAGLTSATRHVRNGRLFSSTSGRRADQALNKTSSAITQPKSQGASQAMLYATGLSEADMNKAQIGISSVWYEGNPCNMHLLDLSKIVRDSVAKAGFVPYRFNTIGVSDGISMGTKGMRYSLQSREIIADSIETVMNGQWYDGNISLPGCDKNMPGVAIAMGRVNRPSIMVYGGTIKPGCTKKGESIDIVSAFQAYGQYITGAITEEERFDIIRNACPGSGACGGMYTANTMATAIETMGLTLPGSSSNPAEDGSKRDECERVGPAMRNLLKEDIRPRDILTRQAFENAMVVVSILGGSTNAVLHLIAIADSVGIKLTIDDFQAVSDRIPLLADLKPSGKYVMEDMHKIGGTPSLLKFLLKEGILDGSTMTVTGKTMKHNLEHVADFPAGQDIIRPMSNPIKSTGHIQIMRGSLAPGGCVGKITGKEGLRFAGKARCYNAEDDFIASLERGEIKKGEKTVVIIRYDGPKGGPGMPEMLKPSSAIMGSGLGKDVALLTDGRFSGGSHGFIIGHVVPEAMAGGPIALVEDGDEIVIDAEKRAIDLLVPEEEMTRRREAWKAPAPRYTKGTLKKYAALVSNASSGCVTDGPVQ is encoded by the exons ATGCTCTCGACGGCTTTGCGGCAGCCGTGTGCGCTGTCCAGAGCCGGCTTGACCTCTGCGACCCGCCATGTCCGCAATGG TCGCCTCTTCTCGTCGACATCTGGCCGTCGGGCCGACCAAGCTCTGAACAAAACTTCGTCCGCCATCACACAGCCCAAGTCTCAGGGTGCCTCGCAGGCCATGCTCTACGCCACCGGACTGTCCGAGGCCGACATGAACAAGGCTCAGATCGGCATCTCCTCCGTCTGGTACGAGGGAAACCCCTGCAACATGCACCTCCTGGACCTCTCCAAGATTGTCCGTGACTCCGTCGCCAAGGCCGGCTTCGTCCCCTACCGTTTCAACACCATCGGCGTCAGCGACGGCATCTCCATGGGAACCAAGGGCATGCGCTACTCGCTCCAGAGCAGAGAGATCATCGCCGACAGTATAGAGACGGTCATGAACGGCCAGTGGTACGACGGAAACATCAGTCTCCCTGGCTGCGACAAGAACATGCCCGGTGttgccatcgccatgggccGCGTCAACCGACCCAGCATCATGGTCTACGGCGGCACCATCAAACCCGGATGCACCAAAAAGGGCGAATCCATCGACATTGTCTCCGCTTTCCAGGCCTACGGCCAGTACATCACGGGCGCCATAACCGAGGAGGAGCGCTTCGACATCATCCGCAACGCATGTCCCGGTAGCGGAGCCTGCGGTGGCATGTACACGGCCAACACCATGGCCACAGCCATCGAGACCATGGGTCTGACCCTTCCCgggagcagcagcaaccctgccgaggacggcagcaAGCGGGACGAGTGCGAGCGCGTCGGGCCGGCCATGCGAAACCTTCTCAAGGAAGACATCCGACCGCGAGACATCCTGACGCGCCAAGCGTTCGAGAACGCCATGGTGGTCGTgtccatcctcggcggcagcaccaacgccgtcctccacctcatcgccatcgccgactcGGTCGGAATCAAGCTGACCATCGACGACTTCCAGGCCGTCTCCGACCGCATTCCCCTGCTGGCCGACCTGAAACCGTCGGGCAAGTACGTCATGGAGGACATGCACAAGATTGGCGGCACCCCGAGCCTGCTCAAGTTCCTGCTGAAGgagggcatcctcgacggctccaccatgacggtgacgggcaAGACGATGAAGCATAACCTCGAGCACGTGGCCGACTTCCCGGCCGGCCAAGACATCATCCGGCCCATGAGCAACCCGATCAAGTCCACGGGCCACATCCAGATCATGCGCGGATCGTTGGCGCCCGGAGGGTGCGTCGGAAAGATCACGGGTAAGGAGGGCCTGCGATTTGCCGGCAAGGCGCGCTGCTAcaacgccgaggacgacttCATCGCCAGCTTGGAGAGGGGTGAGATCAAGAAGGGCGAGAAGACGGTGGTGATCATTCGCTACGACGGCCCCAAGGGTGGCCCCGGCATGCCCGAGATGctgaagccgtcgtcggccatcaTGGGCTCGGGCCTGGGCAAGGACGTCGCCCTCCTCACCGACGGCCGCTTCTCCGGCGGCTCTCACGGCTTCATCATCGGACACGTCGTCcccgaggccatggcgggcggtcccatcgccctcgtcgaggacggggaTGAGATTGTCATCGACGCCGAAAAGCGTGCCATTGACCTGCTGGTGCCGGAGGAAGAGATGACGAGACGAAGGGAGGCGTGGAAGGCGCCAGCTCCCAGGTACACCAAGGGAACGCTCAAGAAGTATGCGGCGCTCGTGAGCAACGCCAGCTCGGGCTGCGTCACGGACGGACCGGTGCAGTGA
- a CDS encoding 1-acylglycerol-3-phosphate acyltransferase, translating into MADSSEETKASMPRPESKAAPSDGKSPRPEVNAAFHPSGRMPHGRLTQFLRGLAFAAYFAFCCVMIAITQLVGAPLYFVNREWYYAYMAMTKRSFALTMIVMTQIWGPTTIRISGDESVADQIKATADGGVQFSFPERMVLIANHQIYTDWLYLWWIGYVNRPGMDGHLYIILKESLRFIPLIGMGMMFYGFIFMSRKMATDQPRLAHRIRKLSQKMTDPKGKPYMSPMWLLLFPEGTNLSSNGRKKSAQWAEKNGIKDVEHVMLPRSTGIFFCLNELKGTVEYLYDCTVAYEGIPRGKYGEEIFGLASTYFQGRPPKSVNFYWRRFRMADIPLDDQKKFDAWLREEWYKKDQLMEKYLTTERFPAMAGAKQPFIETTVRTKYPWEILQVFTVVGICGLLWNSMRKLATAVAKVSKP; encoded by the exons ATGGCCGACTCCTCCGAGGAAACGAAAGCAAGCATGCCACGGCCAGAGtccaaggcggcgccgagcgaTGGGAAGTCGCCGCGGCCCGAGGTCAACGCAGCCTTTCATCCGTCTGGACGAATGCCCCATGGTCGCCTCACCCAGTTTCTGCGAGGCCTCGCCTTTGCAGCCTACTTTGCGTTTTGCTGCGTCAT GATCGCCATAACGCAACTCGTCGGCGCGCCGCTGTACTTTGTCAACCGCGAATGGTACTACGCCTacatggccatgacgaaACGGTCCTTCGCCTTGACCATGATCGTCATGACGCAGATATGGggcccgacgacgattcgcatcagcggcgacgagtccgtcgccgaccagatcaaggcgacggccgacggcggcgtccagTTTTCATTTCCCGAGCGCATGGTTTTGATCGCCAACCACCAG aTTTACACGGATTGGCTGTATCTCTGGTGGATCGGATACGTCAACCGCCCCGGCATGGACGGCCACCTGTACATCATCCTCAAGGAGTCTCTCCGCTTCATCCCTCTCATCGGCATGGGCATGATGTTTTACGGATTCATCTTCATGTCGAGGAAGATGGCGACGGATCAACCCCGGCTGGCCCACCGCATCCGAAAACTGAGCCAGAAGATGACGGATCCGAAGGGGAAGCCGTACATGAGCCCGATGTGGCTGCTCCTGTTCCCGGAGGGGACGAACCTGTCGTCCAACGGGCGGAAGAAGTCGGCCCAGTGGGCGGAGAAGAACGGCATCAAGGATGTCGAGCATGTCATGCTCCCGCGCAGCACGGGCATCTTCTTCTGTCTCAACGAGCTCAAGGGCACCGTCGAATACCTCTACGACTGCACCGTCGCCTACGAGGGTATCCC TCGAGGCAAGTACGGCGAAGAGATCTTCGGCCTTGCCAGCACCTACTTCCAGGGTCGACCGCCGAAATCGGTCAACTTTTACTGGCGACGTTTCCGCATGGCCGACATCCCGCTCGACGACCAGAAGAAGTTTGACGCCTGGCTGCGGGAGGAGTGGTACAAGAAGGACCAGCTGATGGAGAAATACCTCACGACGGAACGCTTcccggccatggccggcgccaAGCAGCCATTCATCGAAACGACGGTGCGCACCAAGTATCCGTGGGAGATCTTGCAGgtcttcaccgtcgtcggcatttGCGGATTGCTCTGGAACAGCATGAGGAAgctcgcgacggccgtcgccaaaGTCTCGAAGCCGTAG
- a CDS encoding Peptidase S14, ClpP — MDYIPMPYIEETSERIICLNGEINDYMSASIVAQLLWLESDTPEKPITMYINSPGGSVTSGMAIYDTMTYIKSPVSTICVGGAASMAAILLAGGEAGQRFALPHSSIMIHQPLGGTHGQASDILIYANQIQRIREQSNKIMRYHLNKAKGYDKYTVEEVNDMMERDKYLSVSEALELGAIDEILTKRPDRESGTDEKKGDET; from the exons atggACTACATTCCAATGCCCTACATTGAGGAGACCTCG GAACGAATCATCTGTCTCAACGGCGAGATAAACGACTACATGTCGGCCTCTATTGTCGCGCAGCTCCTCTGGCTCGAATCAGATACGCCCGAGAAACCAATCACAATGTACATCAACTCGCCTGGCGGCTCCGTCACCTCTG GCATGGCCATCTACGACACCATGACATACATCAAGTCGCCCGTATCAACCATCTGCGTCGGTGGTGCCGCCTCCATGGCGGCCATCTTACTcgctggcggcgaggcaggccAGCGGTTCGCCTTGCCGCACAGCTCCATCATGATCCACCAACCCCTCGGCGGCACGCACGGCCAGGCATCCGACATTCTCATATACGCGAACCAGATACAGCGGATCCGCGAGCAGTCGAACAAGATTATGCGGTACCATCTCAACAAAGCCAAAGGATACGACAAGTACACCGTGGAAGAGGTCAACGACATGATGGAGCGAGACAAGTATCTGAGCGTGTCCGAGGCACTCGAGCTTGGTGCCATCGACGAGATTCTGACCAAGAGGCCGGACAGGGAAAGCGGCACGGATGAAAAGAAGGGCGACGAGACGTAG
- a CDS encoding putative kinesin-related protein KLPA, giving the protein MTSRLPALAARAGSSLAECSDSQSNARTQSSIPAPPDSKPSNLKRAIAPSTLQPDAKRKHLSEQAAHYPAKSSSLPTVNPARSSIRGQTLSAISQLKQQQPSRSRGQSTVASNINNFAKSIGPGRSIDLGRSTAAPSTSGVRAPNSRTKSQTPRPRTVQGHREEHVGDTSIGSGMAYLPEISSSRKTALEPFQAPQVEERNDQRCLSCTSESSLTTGTKLAWGVDGPLFETRQVTTELRPQGGIDRSSWDVDGRVDVVESQIKKLKDMVESTVMQRRDEEDAFQSVKSRSKSDGDRPRFMSLMREVVSELENERKKLEERNEQLEKELDAIKEERRELHHEMEKQQWNQTRNMDDLERRHQDRVEELSRQHRMTVEDLSRELDQLRDQQSKEHRQQMDALLRQHQQQLEEERQKKDGEIQDIRQRMSFELQDLDVVMQRKEREAQDIKSQLENLRADMDRENLLRGSLQAKISELSAANMTLEAKINSLKSHVEFLESDSKAQSDSFSNMEKRLQDALFAADEARRKLMKEETERRVLFNKYQELKGNIRVMCRVRPVLGDGEGEEARVSFPDDKTSAEIVLAGPEERSSLGQVSRKNYPFEFDRVFTPNTPNEDIFGEISQLVQSALDGYNVCIFCYGQTGSGKTYTMSSEDGMIPRATHMIYDTMTELREKSWEYTMEGSFVEVYNEELNDLLTPHDRSSPEGKAKKLEIRHDEVRKQTSIVNCRSVQLNSAASVEKMLEQAQSNRSVAATKANERSSRSHSVFVLKLVGENSATGERCEGTLNLVDLAGSERLKHSQAEGERMKETQSINKSLSCLGDVIEALGRGSGHVPYRNSKLTHLLQYSLGGNSKTLMFVMVSPLEVHLKETLTSLRFATKVHNTHIGTAKATKKTKGAE; this is encoded by the exons ATGACCAGCCGACTCCCAGCTCTAGCTGCGCGCGCGGGATCCAGCCTAGCGGAGTGTAGCGATTCGCAAAGCAACGCTCGCACGCAGTCGTCCATACCGGCGCCTCCCGATTCGAAGCCTTCCAACCTGAAGAGAGCGATCGCTCCATCAA CACTCCAGCCCGATGCGAAACGAAAACATTTGTCCGAGCAGGCCGCCCACTATCCGGCCAAATCCTCCTCGCTGCCAACTGTGAATCCTGCTCGCTCAAGCATCAGGGGTCAAACCTTGTCAGCAATCTCACAG CTGAAACAGCAACAACCGTCCCGGTCCCGCGGTCAGTCGACAGTTGCCTCCAACATCAACAACTTTGCCAAGAGTATTGGCCCGGGCCGAAgcatcgacctcggccggtcaacggcggcgccatcgacctcggGTGTTCGTGCCCCGAACAGCCGGACAAAATCGCAGACACCACGGCCGCGAACGGTGCAGGGACATCGCGAAGAACACGTTGGCGACACGTCAATTGGAAGCGGTATGGCTTACCTTCCCGAAATTTCCAGTAGTCGAAAGACCGCCCTCGAGCCGTTCCAGGCGCCTCAAGTCGAGGAGAGGAATGACCAGCGATGCTTGTCCTGCACAAGTGAAAGTTCCTTGACAACCGGGACCAAGCTGGCCTGGGGGGTTGATGGTCCCCTTTTCGAAACGCGTCAAGTGACAACCGAGCTCCGTCCGCAAGGCGGCATCGACAGATCTT CCTGGGATGTCGACGGACGAGTCGACGTTGTCGAGTCGCAGATCAAGAAGCTCAAGGACATGGTCGAATCCACCGTCATGCAACGCAGGGATGAAGAGGACGCATTTCAGTCGGTAAAGTCTCGCAGTAAGTCGGATGGAGACCGGCCGCGGTTCATGTCGCTGATGCGGGAGGTAGTTTCCGAGCTTGAAAACGAGCGAAAGAAGCTGGAAGAACGAAATGAGCAATTGGAGAAGGAGCTAGATGCGATCAAGGAAGAGAGACGCGAACTGCATCACGAGATGGAGAAGCAGCAATGGAACCAGACGCGCAATATGGACGATCTCGAAAGACGGCACCAAGACAGGGTTGAGGAACTGTCGCGACAACATCGAATGACGGTGGAGGATCTGAGCCGTGAGCTGGACCAGCTTAGAGACCAGCAGTCGAAGGAGCACCGGCAGCAAATGGATGCTCTGCTGCGCCAACATCAacagcagctcgaggaggaacgGCAAAAAAAGGATGGGGAAATACAGGACATCAGGCAGCGGATGAGCTTCGAGCTTCAAGACCTGGACGTTGTGATGCAGCGCAAGGAGCGAGAGGCCCAGGATATTAAGTCGCAACTTGAGAACCTGCGAGCGGACATGGATCGCGAGAACTTGCTCCGAGGCAGTCTGCAAGCAAAAATTTCAGAGCTGTCGGCGGCCAACATGACGCTCGAGGCGAAGATCAACTCGCTCAAGTCGCACGTCGAGTTCCTCGAGTCCGACAGCAAAGCGCAATCGGATTCATTTTCCAACATGGAGAAGAGGCTGCAGGATGCACTGttcgcggccgacgaggcgagacgGAAGCTGATGAAGGAAGAAACCGAGCGACGCGTCCTCTTCAACAAGTATCAAGAACTCAAAGGCAACATCCGCGTCATGTGCCGCGTCCGGCCCGttcttggcgacggcgagggagaagagGCCAGGGTTTCGTTTCCGGACGACAAGACTTCGGCCGAAATCGTCTTGGCCGGTCCGGAGGAGCGGAGCAGCCTGGGGCAGGTCTCGAGGAAGAACTACCCGTTTGAGTTCGATCGCGTCTTCACGCCCAACACGCCCAACGAGGACATCTTTGGCGAGATCTCGCAGCTTGTTCAGAGCGCCCTCGACGGTTACAACGTGTGCATCTTCTGCTACGGCCAAACGGGTTCCGGGAAAACGTACACCATGTCGTCCGAGGACGGCATGATCCCGCGCGCGACGCACATGATCTATGACACCATGACGGAACTTCGAGAAAAGTCGTGGGAGTACACGATGGAGGGGTCCTTTGTCGAGGTGTACAACGAGGAGCTCAACGACCTGTTGACGCCCCATGACCGCAGCTCACCCGAGGGCAAGGCAAAGAAGCTAGAGATACGGCACGACGAAGTTCGGAAGCAGACGTCCATCGTCAACTGCCGGTCGGTCCAGCTGAACTCGGCGGCAAGCGTGGAAAAAATGCTGGAGCAGGCGCAGAGCAACcggtcggtggcggcgaccaAGGCCAATGAACGATCGTCGCGGTCGCACAGCGTCTTCGTGCTGAAGCTCGTGGGCGAGAACTCGGCTACAGGCGAACGGTGCGAGGGCACGCTCAACCTCGTGGACCTGGCCGGGTCGGAGAGGCTGAAGCACTCGCaagccgagggcgagcggaTGAAGGAAACGCAGAGCATCAACAAGAGCTTGAGCTGCCTGGGAGACGTCATCGAGGCGCTGGGCCGCGGCTCCGGACACGTGCCGTACCGCAACTCGAAGCTGACGCACCTGCTGCAGTacagcctcggcggcaacagcaaGACCCTCATGTTCGTCATGGTATCGCCGCTGGAGGTGCACTTGAAGGAGACCTTGACGAGTCTGAGGTTTGCCACCAAG GTGCACAACACCCACATCGGAacggcaaaggcgacgaagaagacgaaAGGCGCCGAATGA